CCACTAATAGAGTGTCGTCTTTGGGGGCCTCCTGCTACCTCAGATTCCATCCAATTCTTctcaataatactatctggacATTCTACTTGTGACAAATTATCACTAGTTATAGGCCACTTTTTCggcttcttcatcaaattgaACCTATTTCCACTACTACCACAGTTTAGGTACCTATTGCTTTGATCAGAGAAGGAACTAACACAATCTCCACTACTACTATTCACATGAGGTTGGGGGCTAGATGGCTTATCAGAATCCATTGGTGAGCATGTGTTCTTCAATTCATTTCTTAAACATGAATTCACCCACCTCAGGTATGCAAGCTCCTCAACCTCATTTAATCTACTCATTTGTAAACCTTCTACTTGTTTGGACAGGTCTTCATTGGTGACCCTTAGCAATGATGCCTCAGCTTTGATTTTGGCAACAATGTCACTCtgataaaagaaagagaaaaaaaggacAGTTActgagaaagaagaggaaaaggtaAATGATTGATAAATCAGCAAAGCTAAGTACAAAGCTCAACCTTATTTTAGAAAGTTAAAACCAAAAGAATGtaacaacaaaaatgaaagaatTTCTCTATCCTTAGTCGTCAATCAAAACTGAATTAAATGATAGATGATAAATGATAAATCATTGATTAAATTCATTCAAAATGCTAAAAAATGAATTATCCACTATGAATCACAAATACTTTGTTTTCACTTGTGTGTGTGTTGTCTCCATGTATGCATCATATTTGTGCAACATAAATCATCCAAAATTGAGGAGAGTTTACCTCTGAAGATTTGGCAAGACAAGACAACTGAGATTCAAGAGAAGAGAGCCTGCAAGTGAGACTTCTCTTCTGCATCTGCAGCTCCTTATTGACTCTCCTCAACTCAACAACCTCAAGCTCAAGATCCTGCACTGAACTATCCTTTTCCCCTTTAACCATCACttcaccactctcagaagagaCACGGGCCAATGCAGCAAGTTGCTCAGAGAGGCCATGTTTCTCTTGTTCCAATAATGCTACCTTCTTCACAAGCTCATCAACCTCACCATTGTGCTTCTTACACTCAGCAAGCTCTGCATGAAGCTTCGACTCTCTCTCCTTTGATTCTTGCAATAGCCCCCTCATGTGGTCAAGCTCAGTGAATAAATCAGTGGAAGATTGTCTCCTATGTGAAGGGTAACCATGTGGATGAACCTGAGCTCCACCATTAATAGAGCATGCCAAGTCACCAATGAGGGACCTCTTGACCCTAGATTGTGGTGGCTGGTTCTTCTGGTTTTGAACAGCATCAGAGATTGTTGTCAGATTCTGCTGCTGTTGTTTTTTGGTGGGGATTGTGGattgaagttttgattttttgtCTGCAGCGAAGCCTTTTACAATATGGGCACCCCATGAAGAAGACAACCTTGGCCTTGAGATGATTGGATTGTTGGTTGTTCCTTTGGGGTTTTGAGGCTTTGGGGGTTGGTTTTGGTCTGCAAATTTTGAAACTTTGGACCTGTTCTCTGATGGATGGTTGTTTTCTTCCCTCATCCTGATGATGATCAAAACCaaaggaaagaaaaggagagaACTTTTGAAATGTGATAGATAGAGAGTAATACTAATAACAGCACTCTCTTCAGTTTACGAAGAGGATCACCAATTTAGTTTTGCATTGAAGATAATGGAATATTGGGTAGCTCAACATTGATGGGTGTTTTTTAATCTCTGATATATAAAGGTGTGAGGAAAGCTTAGCTTAGCTGCCATTAAAGGGAACTTTGGAGGGTTGGAgtggtgatgatgatgacgaaTGGGGTAAAAATCGGAGCTTTTGTTTGGAGTTAGCTTCAGAGCTTTtgaaagtttgaattttgaaaatgttgagagagagagagagaatgagaatgGTACTAATGGTGAAGCTTAGCGAGGAGTACGAGGGTGGAGCTTGGGAACTGCAACGGTCGATTTTTTGGGAGTGGGTCCCAAACGCGATTAAAAGTTGACTTTTGGTTTAAATAGAAAGCTTAAGTAAACTACGTTTTAAGTGTTAACTTCGTAAAAGGTTCAATTTTTAAAGATGATTTTCATTCcacaaaatatattataaaagacATATAACATATCTGAAAAGGGTGTTGCTAATGTGTATTTTAAGGATATATTTCGAaagtattataatttttttttaattatcgaaatgcattaaatatattaaaaattttaaatttttatgattatattaaaatatatttttaaaatacaaaatagttAAATTCATGTTAAAAGTtgtataaatttagttttaatgcattatttataattttatttagaaaataaagtatattttttaactaAGATGAATCTTTTTCTCATTAAGTATTTTTTACTAAGatgaatctttttcttttcttttttacaaaaataatttttttacataaaatgaaAATAGATTTAAAAACCAAATTTTAACTCATTTTTATACATATTctacataattatttaaatatattttgcgAAAAATTAAATCAATGAAATAAGTTTCTTGTTACTTATGAAAAAAAATGTAGTTTATTAAATATTGAATCATTTGaagatcaaaatattttttaaaaattattttatcaaaagctGAATATTTTagatatcaaaataataatttttccagttacattattttaaataattatttatataatagttgtaaaaaataaatataattacataACTAAATTTATGTGTAAAAATCTTCACACTTAtggttaattgaaattaaatctttacTTACTAAGCTTCAAGATATTACAAGGCACAAAATATAAAGTTCAAcatcttaaaaataattttggaaaAGGGGTTATCCAGTTTATCGTTCAAAATATTACATGATAATTCTTTTGTCAACTACTTTtagttaactatttttttttttttttttgtcaagatcTTATAAACCTGTCACACAAATTATATGTTAAGACAACTAAAATTGTCtcatttatttttactttttgatatTATTTGTCTCCTTTGTTCTGATTGAACTCGTGTACAGGACTAGTGAGTAGTGAccaagtaagaaaggaagaagacaaaCAATACTGTAAGACCATTAGAAACAACACACATTACTAAAAGAAAAGAACCCTATTCTAATAAGacaccatgcaattaatatgcaatataataataacattatataagacaactaaaataaaagacatccattttttacttttttaacatTCACTGTTATCCAAAaacggctaattttttttatatggaagaagattgtgtgaaatttattattatagataattggtatatattttttatatggattattttttttattttaagtaataaattggatcttcaaattaaaaaaatatagaaatttgaAGGACAGATTTTATAATACTACAAATTTGAGGGTCTGattcatatattaaaaaaaattcaaatctaaccCTCAAATTTGTGtagcataaaaaaaaaattaaaatccacACAACTGTTTCTCGAAATTGTGACGATccatacacaaaaaaaaaaacacaccaaCTCCACATTTTTTGGACAAATGACTTATATAAAATAAACAAGAGAAACGTTTACCAGATTACAACAATGGGAAAATTGATACGTGCATGTCTTGTTTCACTATCTATATAAACCGTGGGAGCCAACCACGGTTCCTAGTTACACATAAACCGTGGCTGGCAACAGGGGTTTACTTGGAAGAGAAGCTCCACGTAAACCGTGGTAGGTAGCCACGATTTACCCTTGGTGAATGAAAGATGAAAACCGCTGGAAGCAGCCACGGTTTATAAAGACAAATGTGCATAAAACATGGCTGGCAGCAACGGTTTATGAAGGATCTCCAATGGGCATAAACCCTTGTAAGCTAGCACGGTTTATGAGGAGAGAAATTCTATATATACGTGAGTAAGATTCAAGCTGGTGAAGAGATCATTATCACAATGTCAAGTGAGGAAGAGAGTGTTCTTGTCTTAGTGCATTGCTCtggaaaaatcaaaagaagcaaaaaatatgGTGCGAAGTTCATTGACAGAGAACCATTGAGTGTATTCATTAGTTCATCAAGAACTTTGTCGGATGTCAAGAACAGCATCTTGGAGAAGTTTGGGGTATTTGGGAGCAAGTTGGTGAAgaagatattctacaagattcccatCATAGTAGTCTCGAGCGGTGTTCAGTATGATACGTTTGTGTTAGTGGCTGATGAAGATATTAGGGTTCTGTTTCATTGCGTTAGGAGTTTTCCGAAGGTCAGAATACACGAGCTGTATGCGAAGTTGGAGGTTGCCGTCAATAGTTCTGGGGCATTGGCTCCAGTTCATAGCTCGACTGCCGCAGGCGGTGCGTCTTATTCGATGCCTGCGGCCCTGCCATCTGTTCCGCAGGTCGCATCCCCTTCCTTCGCGGCTGATTTAGAACGAACGGAGGCAGTTGATTCTGTACCTTTGCATAATCCTGGGGTCTGGCAGCAGGCATTTGAGGGGGATACAGGTCGTGCCATAGTTCATGAAGTTCAAGGCTTCGGGGAAC
The sequence above is drawn from the Arachis hypogaea cultivar Tifrunner chromosome 4, arahy.Tifrunner.gnm2.J5K5, whole genome shotgun sequence genome and encodes:
- the LOC112796240 gene encoding protein CHUP1, chloroplastic — its product is MREENNHPSENRSKVSKFADQNQPPKPQNPKGTTNNPIISRPRLSSSWGAHIVKGFAADKKSKLQSTIPTKKQQQQNLTTISDAVQNQKNQPPQSRVKRSLIGDLACSINGGAQVHPHGYPSHRRQSSTDLFTELDHMRGLLQESKERESKLHAELAECKKHNGEVDELVKKVALLEQEKHGLSEQLAALARVSSESGEVMVKGEKDSSVQDLELEVVELRRVNKELQMQKRSLTCRLSSLESQLSCLAKSSESDIVAKIKAEASLLRVTNEDLSKQVEGLQMSRLNEVEELAYLRWVNSCLRNELKNTCSPMDSDKPSSPQPHVNSSSGDCVSSFSDQSNRYLNCGSSGNRFNLMKKPKKWPITSDNLSQVECPDSIIEKNWMESEVAGGPQRRHSISGLNCSEEEVVLSKRRQSDCFVCTKEMEKEPSVPLLSVQQSGLEVVQREANKLLTCLDVEKRALRIPNPPPRPSCSIPSKMKQESSAQIPPPPPPPPPPPPVNFTARSNTGTVKRAPQVVELYHSLMKRDSRRDSTNGALSDTTDVADVRSSMIGEIENRSSYLLAIKADIETQGEFVNSLIREVNNAVYENIEDVVAFVKWLDDELCFLVDERAVLKHFDWPEKKADTLREAAFAYQDLKKLESEVSSYKDDPRLPCDVVLKKMVTLSEKMERTVYNLHRTRDSLMRNCKEFQIPLEWMLDNGIIGKIKLGSVKLAKRYMKRVAMELQAKSSLEKDSAMDYMLLQGVRFAFRIHQFAGGFDAETMHAFEELRSLASLLNKM